Below is a genomic region from Thermithiobacillus tepidarius DSM 3134.
GCCTTGCGGGGCGACGTCATCGGCAAATCTCCATCGGCGGGATCACAGGGGCGGGCGCTGGAAGTGGGCCAGGTAGTTGACGCTCACGTCGCGCGTCAGGCTGAAGCGGCGGGTCAGCGGATTGTAGGCCATGCCTTTGAAACCGCGGACCTGCAGGCCCGCATTCTCGGCCCAGCGCAGCATTTCCGAGGGTCGGATCAGCTTGGCGTAGTCGTGGGTGCCCTTGGGCAGCAGACCGAGCACGTACTCCGCACCGACGATGGCGAAGAGGTAGCTCTTGGGGTTGCGGTTGATGGTGGCGAAGAACACGTGGCCGCCGGGCCGGGCCAGCCGGGCGCAGGCGGCGATGGTGGAGGCCGGGTCGGGGACATGCTCCAGCACTTCCATGCAGGCCACCACGTCGAAGGCGCCGGGCTGCTCCGCCGCCAGCTCCTCGGCGCTGATCTGCCGGTAGTCGATGGCCAGGCCGCTGTCCTGGGCGTGCAGCTCGGCCACCGCCAGCGGCGCCCGCCCCATGTCGATGCCGGTGACCTGGGCGCCGGCGCGCGCCATGCTCTCGGCCAGGATGCCGCCGCCGGTGCCCACGTCCAGCACCCGCTTGCCCGCCAGCCCGCCGGCCGCGTCGGCGATGAAGTCGAGGCGTAGCGGATTGATGTCGTGCAGGGGTCGGAATTCGCCGCTGGGATCCCACCAGCGGTGGGCCAGGTTCTCGAATTTCTGCACCTCGTTGGGATCCATGTTCAGCATGGGCTTTCCTTCGCGTTCTGTGAATTATCGGTTCTGGTCGATGCGCTGGCGCCACTGCTCGGCTTCGGCGCGCAGGGCCGGCCAGCCCAGCTGGGTGAAGGCGCCGCCCGCCAGCAGGCGCCGGCCCGCCACCCACACGTCGCTCACCTGGTCGCGGCCGGCGGCGTAGGCCAGCTGCGAGGCCACGCTGTAGAGCGGCTGGGTGGCGGGATGGTCCAGGTCCACGGCGATGCAGTCCGCCGCCTTGCCGGGCTCCAGGCTGCCGATCTCCCGCTCCAGGCCGAGCGCCCGGGCGCCATTCAGGGTGGCCATCTCCAGGGCGTCCCAGGCGGGCAGGGCGGTCGCCGCGCCGGCCACGGCCTTGGCCAGCAGCGCCGCCGTCTGCAGTTCGTTCAGCAGGTCGAGATCGTTGTTGCTGGCCGCGCCGTCGGTGCCCAGGGCCACGGTGACGCCGGCTTGCAGCAATCGATGCACCGGCGCCAAGCCAGAAGCTAGCTTAAGATTGGACTGCGGGCAATGGGCCACCTTGACGCCGCGCGCGGCGCACAGGGCGATCTCCGCATCATCCAGCTGGGTCATGTGCACGGCCAGCAGGCGCGGCGACAGGAAACCCAGCCGCTCCAGGCGCGCCAGCGGGCGCAGACCGTGCTGCTCGACCGACTGCGCCACTTCGGCCGCGGTCTCGTGGATGTGCATGTGGATGGGCAAGTCGAAGCGCGCCGCCAGGGCCATGACCCGTTCCAGGGTGGCGTCGCCGACCGTGTAGGGGGCGTGCGGGGCGAGCATGCCGTGGACGCGCGCCATGTCGCTGAAGCGTAGCTGCAGCGCCTCGGCCTTGGCCAGGTACTCCTCGGCGTTTTGCGCGTAGCGCGTGGGAAAGTCGATGATCACGTGGCCGATGCTGGCGCGCAGCCCCATGGCCACGGCGGTTTCGGCGGTTTCCGCCGGGAAGAAATACATGTCGTTGAAGCAGGTGGTGCCGCCGCGGATCATCTCGGCACAGGCCAGGCGGGTGCCGGCGCGCACGAAGTCGGGATCCACCCAGCGCTGTTCGGCCGGCCAGATGTGGCCCTGCAGCCAGTCCATCAGGGGCAGGTCGTCGGCCATGCCGCGAAAGAGGTTCATGGCCACGTGGGTGTGGGCGTTCACCAGGCCCGGCAGCAGGGCGTGGCGCGGCAGGCGCACGACGTCGCTGGCCTGCCATCGCGCCTGGGCCTCGGCCATGGGCGCCAGACCGACGATGCGGCCGGCGCGGATCGCCACGGCATGGTCTTCCAGGAGCTGCCGCCGGGGCGCCATGGGCAGCAGCCAGCGGGCTTCGATCAAGGTGTCAACGGGGGTTGGCATCGCCCCTCCAGGGCTTTCGGGCTGGTGCAACTTTCGGGGAGCCTGCACGCATGGGCAAGCAGAGTTCGGGGGACTATACTAACTATTTATTTTTATCCCTGCGAGCTTGCCATGACCCGATTCGATACGGTCCGCGCCGTGCAGTGGCGGGACGACGGCCTTTATCTACTGGATCAACGCCTGTTGCCGGACGAGGTGGTGTATCTGCCGATCGGCGACCACCGGTCGGCGGCCCAGGCCATCCGCGACATGGTGGTGCGCGGCGCGCCGGCCATCGGCATCGCCGCGGCCTACGCCATGGCCCTGGCGGCCCGCGAGTGCGACGGACAGCCGGACTGGCGCCGTTGCCTGGAGGCGGCGGCGGCCACCCTCAACGCCGCCCGGCCCACGGCGGTCAATCTGGCCTGGGCGGTGGCCCGCCAGTTGCGCGTGCTGGACCAGCTGGAGCCGGGGCAGACGCCTTTCGCCGCCCTGCTGGCCGAGGCGGAGCGCATCCAGGCCGAGGACGTGTCCGCCAATCGCCACATGGGCGCCCTGGGTACGGTCTTCCTGCCCGACGACTGCGGCGTGCTCACCCACTGCAATACCGGCAGCCTGGCTACCGGCGGCTACGGCACTGCCCTGGGTGTCATTCGCGCCGCGGTGGAGGAGGGCAAGCAGATCCGGGTCTACGCCGACGAGACCCGCCCCTGGCTGCAGGGTGCGCGCCTGACCGCCTGGGAATTGCAGCAGGACGGCATCCCGGTGAAACTGGTGGTGGACAGCGCCGCCGCCAGCCTGATGGCGGCCGGCAAGGTGCAGGCGGTGATCGTCGGCGCCGACCGCATCGCCGCCAACGGCGACACGGCCAACAAGATCGGCACCTACGGCCTGGCGGTGCTGGCGCATCACCACAAGATCCCGTTTCTGGTGGCGGCGCCGACCTCCACCATCGATTTCGACACGCCCAGCGGCCGGGACATCCGCATCGAGGAGCGTGCCGCCGAGGAGATCACCCACATCAAGGGGCGGGCGGTGGCGCCGGCGGCCACGCAGGTGGAGAATCCGGCCTTCGACGTCACCCCGGCCGAGCTCATCACCGCCATCATCACCGAGGCGGGCATCGTGGAGGCGCCCAACAGCGAGCGGATGAGCCGTCTGCGCCCCCGTTAATGAAAAAAGACCCAAAAGTCGGTATAATTCTTTTTTGCCCCAAACCTTGGGCCAGCAACAGGAAATAACTCGCAGATGACGGATTTCGCCAAAGAAACTATCCCGGTCAGCCTTGAAGAGGAAATGCGGCAGTCCTACCTGGACTACGCCATGAGCGTCATCGTCGGGCGCGCCCTGCCGGATGCCCGCGATGGCCTGAAGCCCGTGCACCGGCGCGTGCTCTATGCCATGCACGAGATGGGCAACGACTGGAACAAGCCCTACAAGAAGTCGGCGCGCGTGGTCGGCGACGTGATCGGTAAGTATCACCCGCACGGCGACACGGCCGTCTACGACACCATCGTGCGCATGGCGCAGACCTTTTCGCTGCGCTATCCCCTGATCGACGGCCAAGGCAACTTCGGCTCCGTGGACGGCGACAACCCGGCGGCCATGCGTTACACCGAGGTGCGCATGGCGCGCATCGCCCACGAGCTCCTGGCCGACATCGACAAGGACACCGTCGACTTCGGCCCCAACTACGACGAGTCCGAGGAGGAGCCGCTGGTGCTCCCGACCCGGATTCCCAACCTCCTGGTCAACGGCTCGGCGGGCATCGCCGTCGGCATGGCCACCAACATCCCGCCGCACAATCTCACCGAGATCATCAACGCCTGCCTGGCGCTGATCGATGATCCCGAGCTCGAGATGGAGCGGCTGCTGGAAATCGTGCCCGGCCCCGACTTCCCCACCGCCGGGATCATCAACGGCCGCGCCGGGATCCGCGAGGCCTACCGCACCGGCCGTGGCCGCGTGGTGATCCGCGCGCGCACCGAGGTGGAAACGGACAAGAAGAGCGGGCGGCAGTCCATCATCGTCACCGAGCTGCCCTACCAGGTGAACAAGGCGCGCCTGCTGGAGAAGATCGCCGATCTCGTCAAGGAGAAGAAGATCGACGGCATCTCCGACCTGCGCGACGAATCGGACAAGTCCGGCATGCGCATGGTAATCGAGCTCAAGCGCGATGCCCTGGCCGAGGTGGTGCTGAACAATCTGTACCTCTACACCCAGATGCAGACGGTGTTCGGCATCAACATGGTGGCCCTGCTGGACGGCCAGCCGCGCACCCTGAATCTGCGCGAGCTGCTCGCCGCCTTCATCCAGCACCGGCGCGAGGTCGTCACCCGCCGCACCCTCTTCGAGCTGCGCAAGGCCCGCGAGCGGGCGCACATCTTGGAAGGACTGGCGGTGGCGCTGGCCAACATCGATCCCCTGATCGCCCTGATCAAGGAATCGGCCAGCCCGGCCGAGGCCAAGCAGGCCATGATTGCGCGCGTGTGGGCGCCGGGCATCGTGGCGGACATGCTGGCGCGGGCCAGCGCCGACAGCGGCCTGGAGGAAGGCGAGAGCGGCCTGCGGGCGGACGGCTATCACCTGTCCGAAGCCCAGGCCCAGGCCATCCTGGACCTGCGCCTGCATCGCCTGACCGGCCTGGAGCAGGACAAGATCATCGCCGAATACAAGGAAATCCTGGCGCAGATCAAGGAATTCACCGAGATCCTGGCCAGCGACAAGCGCCTGATGAAGGTGGTGCGCAAGGAACTGGCGGCGGTCAACAGCCAGTATGGCGACGAGCGGCGCACGGAGATCGTGGACGCGGCGGCGGACATCAGCATGGAGGACCTCATCCCCGACGAGGAGATGGTGGTCACCTTCACCCATGCCGGCTACATCAAGGCCCAGCCCTCCGCCCTGTACACGGCCCAGAAGCGCGGCGGCAAGGGCAAGGCGGCGACCGCCATGCGCGACGAGGACTTCGTCGAGCGCATGTTCTGCGCCT
It encodes:
- the gyrA gene encoding DNA gyrase subunit A — protein: MTDFAKETIPVSLEEEMRQSYLDYAMSVIVGRALPDARDGLKPVHRRVLYAMHEMGNDWNKPYKKSARVVGDVIGKYHPHGDTAVYDTIVRMAQTFSLRYPLIDGQGNFGSVDGDNPAAMRYTEVRMARIAHELLADIDKDTVDFGPNYDESEEEPLVLPTRIPNLLVNGSAGIAVGMATNIPPHNLTEIINACLALIDDPELEMERLLEIVPGPDFPTAGIINGRAGIREAYRTGRGRVVIRARTEVETDKKSGRQSIIVTELPYQVNKARLLEKIADLVKEKKIDGISDLRDESDKSGMRMVIELKRDALAEVVLNNLYLYTQMQTVFGINMVALLDGQPRTLNLRELLAAFIQHRREVVTRRTLFELRKARERAHILEGLAVALANIDPLIALIKESASPAEAKQAMIARVWAPGIVADMLARASADSGLEEGESGLRADGYHLSEAQAQAILDLRLHRLTGLEQDKIIAEYKEILAQIKEFTEILASDKRLMKVVRKELAAVNSQYGDERRTEIVDAAADISMEDLIPDEEMVVTFTHAGYIKAQPSALYTAQKRGGKGKAATAMRDEDFVERMFCASSHSQLLFFSNFGKVYWQKVYQLPQAGRTAKGKPIVNLLPLGHGEVITAVLPIKQFAEGEYVCMVTEQGVIKKTPLMDYSRPRSSGIIALSLDEGDRLISACLLDGTREMLVFTTQGKAIRFSEEEVRPMGRTARGVRAVKLAKGDKVIAGLPVEADCDVLTATEHGYGKRTPESEYRAQSRGGQGVIAIQTTKRNGMVVGALMVQASDEVMLITNSGTLVRTAVKGIPQISRNTQGVRLIKFGDGEQLVGMARVAEEEEEDGEDVPCADGDATQ
- the mtnA gene encoding S-methyl-5-thioribose-1-phosphate isomerase, encoding MTRFDTVRAVQWRDDGLYLLDQRLLPDEVVYLPIGDHRSAAQAIRDMVVRGAPAIGIAAAYAMALAARECDGQPDWRRCLEAAAATLNAARPTAVNLAWAVARQLRVLDQLEPGQTPFAALLAEAERIQAEDVSANRHMGALGTVFLPDDCGVLTHCNTGSLATGGYGTALGVIRAAVEEGKQIRVYADETRPWLQGARLTAWELQQDGIPVKLVVDSAAASLMAAGKVQAVIVGADRIAANGDTANKIGTYGLAVLAHHHKIPFLVAAPTSTIDFDTPSGRDIRIEERAAEEITHIKGRAVAPAATQVENPAFDVTPAELITAIITEAGIVEAPNSERMSRLRPR
- a CDS encoding TRZ/ATZ family hydrolase; its protein translation is MPTPVDTLIEARWLLPMAPRRQLLEDHAVAIRAGRIVGLAPMAEAQARWQASDVVRLPRHALLPGLVNAHTHVAMNLFRGMADDLPLMDWLQGHIWPAEQRWVDPDFVRAGTRLACAEMIRGGTTCFNDMYFFPAETAETAVAMGLRASIGHVIIDFPTRYAQNAEEYLAKAEALQLRFSDMARVHGMLAPHAPYTVGDATLERVMALAARFDLPIHMHIHETAAEVAQSVEQHGLRPLARLERLGFLSPRLLAVHMTQLDDAEIALCAARGVKVAHCPQSNLKLASGLAPVHRLLQAGVTVALGTDGAASNNDLDLLNELQTAALLAKAVAGAATALPAWDALEMATLNGARALGLEREIGSLEPGKAADCIAVDLDHPATQPLYSVASQLAYAAGRDQVSDVWVAGRRLLAGGAFTQLGWPALRAEAEQWRQRIDQNR
- the ubiG gene encoding bifunctional 2-polyprenyl-6-hydroxyphenol methylase/3-demethylubiquinol 3-O-methyltransferase UbiG translates to MLNMDPNEVQKFENLAHRWWDPSGEFRPLHDINPLRLDFIADAAGGLAGKRVLDVGTGGGILAESMARAGAQVTGIDMGRAPLAVAELHAQDSGLAIDYRQISAEELAAEQPGAFDVVACMEVLEHVPDPASTIAACARLARPGGHVFFATINRNPKSYLFAIVGAEYVLGLLPKGTHDYAKLIRPSEMLRWAENAGLQVRGFKGMAYNPLTRRFSLTRDVSVNYLAHFQRPPL